The following are encoded in a window of Fusarium oxysporum f. sp. lycopersici 4287 chromosome 5, whole genome shotgun sequence genomic DNA:
- a CDS encoding triosephosphate isomerase, producing the protein MARKFFVGGNFKMNGSKSSIKEIVDNLNNADLDKNAEVVVSPPAIYLPLVRETLRKDIEVAAQNVFNKPNGAFTGEISVSQLKDSDINWVILGHSERREILGESDETISSKTKYATENGLKVIWCCGETLETREAGKTIDFVSKQLESLKSQISDWSNIVIAYEPIWAIGTGKVATTEQAQEVHKAIRDLLRGISDKVADETRILYGGSVNEKNCGELSKQPDIDGFLVGGASLKPAFVDIINATKQ; encoded by the exons ATGGCTCGCAAGTTCTTCGTCGGCGGCAACTTCAAGAT GAACGGCTCCAAGTCGTCCATCAAGGAGATTGTCGATAACCTCAACAACGCTGATCTCGACAAGAACGCTG AGGTCGTTGTCTCTCCTCCTGCCATCTACCTCCCTCTCGTCCGTGAGACCCTCCGCAAGGACATCGAGGTCGCCGCCCAGAACGTCTTCAACAAGCCCAACGGTGCTTTCACCGGCGAGATCTCCGTCTCCCAGCTCAAGGACAGCGACATCAACTGGGTCATTCTCGGCCACTCTGAGCGTCGTGAGATTCTCGGCGAGTCTGACGAGACGATCTCCTCCAAGACCAAGTACGCCACTGAGAACGGCCTCAAGGTCATCTGGTGCTGCGGCGAGACCCTCGAGACCCGTGAGGCTGGCAAGACCATCGACTTCGTCTCTAAGCAGCTCGAGTCCCTCAAGTCCCAGATCTCCGACTGGTCCAACATTGTCATTGCCTACGAGCCCATCTGGGCTATCGGCACTGGCAAGGTTGCTACCACTGAGCAGGCCCAGGAGGTCCACAAGGCTATCCGTGACCTCCTCCGTGGTATCAGCGACAAGGTTGCTGACGAGACCCGAATCCTCTACGGCGGCAGTGTTAACGAGAAAAACTGCGGCGAGCTCTCCAAGCAGCCCGACATTGATGGTTTCCTCGTTGGCGGTGCTTCTCTCAAGCCTGCTT TcgtcgacatcatcaacgcTACCAAGCAGTAA